In the Leptotrichia sp. oral taxon 223 genome, CAAAGTGTAAAATATGAAAAGTGACTAACTTATGGTTGAGGGTATGGCAATGTCTTTCCACACAGCAGAAATTCCATTTGTATTTAATAATATAGATAAGATCGAAGGACTTATAAAAGGTAGAGAAAAAGAAGCTTATAAATTAGCAGATAAAGTAAGTCAAGCTTGGATAAATTTTGCAAGAACAGGAAATCCTAATGTGAAAGGCTTACCAAAATGGTTACCATATAATACTAAAAATGGAGCAGTTATGATTTTTGATGATAAGTCAGAAGTTAAATATAAACATGATGAGGAGTTAATGAAATTATTAGCACCTGACTATAATTTCTAAAATATTAGGAGGTATGGCAATGGCAAATTATAGAAATAATCCTTTTACATTTGTATATGATGGAGCGATTACAAAAAATGAAAAAGGAAAGGTAAATGTAGAAAAAGTAAGTTATAAAATTAATGGAATTGATATTGCAGCTAATGTATACAAACCTGCAAATTATACTCCAAATGGTAAATTTCCAGCAATAGTGGTAGCACACCCAAATGGTGGAGTTAAAGAACAAGTTGCAGGGTTATATGCACAAAAATTAGCAGAACAAGGATATGTTACAATAGCTTTTGATGCTGCTTATCAAGGAGCAAGTGGAGGAAAACCTCGTTATGTAGATAAACCTGCAAATCGTATGGAAGATATAAGAGCTGCAGCTGATTTCATAACTCAATATCCTGGTGTAGATAAAAATAGATTAGGTTTATTAGGAATTTGTGGTGGAGGTGGCTACTCAATAAAAGTAGCACAAACAGATAAAAGATTTAAAACTGTAGCGACTGTAAGTATGTTTAATACAGGTGATGTTAGACGTAATGGATATAATCGTACACAAATGGATACTATACAAACTCGTTTAAAAGATGCTTCAGATGCAAGAGCACAAGAAGCAGCAGGTGGAGAAGTTAGATACACACCAGCTTTTGCAGATGGAATGACAAAAGAAGAAATAGCAGCATTACCTTTTGAATTGTATAGAGATGGTTATGAATATTATGGAATAACTCATAAACATCCAAATTCTCAAACTAATAATACAGTTAGTAGCTTATTAGATTTAATGTCTTTTGATGTTAATACTAATGTAGATTTAATAAATCAGCCATTATTAATGATAGCTGGAGATAAGGCTGATAGTTTGTATATGACAGAAGAAGTTTTTAAAAATGCAACTGGAACAAATAATAAAGAATTATTTTTAGTAAAAGGTGCAACTCATATTCAAACTTACTGGAAGCCTGAGTTTGTGAAAGAAATTAGTGGAAAATTGACACAGTTTTATAATAAAAATTTATAAAACAAAGAATATAGAGTATATTTAAAAATAAAACAGGAGGCAAAAAAATGAAAAATTTTGTAAATAGAAATAGATTTTGTAAAGTAATTTTAAATATGGCGGTATTATTTGGATTTATTGCATGTGGAAATAATTCTTCAGCAGTAAATAACCAAAATTCAAGAAAAAACGGAAATGCAAAAAAAGGGAACGGAAAAGTCTTAGTTGTATATTATTCACAGACAGGTACAACTGAAGGAGTTGCTAAAATTATTGCGAGAGAAACGAATGCAGATTTGATTAAATTGGAAGTAAAAAACGAGTATACAAGTGATGATTTGAATTGGACTGATGAAAATAGTAGAGTTAACAGAGAACATGATAACCCAAATAGTAGAAATGTAGAATTGAAAAATGCGGTTATTCCTGATTTTTCTTCATATGATACCGTATTTATCGGGTATCCGATTTGGTGGAGAGAGGCTTCCTGGGTTCTGGATGATTTTGTTAAGAAAAATGATTTTACTGGAAAAACTGTAATTCCGTTTGGTACATCAATGTCAACAGGAGATGGGACTAGCGGAAACAGATTGAAAAAATTGACAAAAACAGGAAACTGGGTTGATGGACAAAGATTTTCCAGCAGTTATAATGAATCTGAGGTTGTAGATTGGGTGAAAAGCTTAAAATACTGAATAGAAACTGGAGATGCAGAGTGGTTTGAAGAAGTTTCAGATGAAGAATATGAAAAACTGAAAATTGAATTTTCTACTGATTTATGATACAATTGTACTATTATTATAAAATCATGGAATGGAGTTTGATTATGAATAAGGAAAGACTTGCAGCTTTTATGGATGCCGTACTTGCAATTATTATGACAATTCTCATATTAGAGCTAAAAAAGCCTGAAACAGCAACTTTAAAAGCCCTTTGGAATC is a window encoding:
- a CDS encoding flavodoxin, translated to MKNFVNRNRFCKVILNMAVLFGFIACGNNSSAVNNQNSRKNGNAKKGNGKVLVVYYSQTGTTEGVAKIIARETNADLIKLEVKNEYTSDDLNWTDENSRVNREHDNPNSRNVELKNAVIPDFSSYDTVFIGYPIWWREASWVLDDFVKKNDFTGKTVIPFGTSMSTGDGTSGNRLKKLTKTGNWVDGQRFSSSYNESEVVDWVKSLKY
- a CDS encoding alpha/beta hydrolase, producing MANYRNNPFTFVYDGAITKNEKGKVNVEKVSYKINGIDIAANVYKPANYTPNGKFPAIVVAHPNGGVKEQVAGLYAQKLAEQGYVTIAFDAAYQGASGGKPRYVDKPANRMEDIRAAADFITQYPGVDKNRLGLLGICGGGGYSIKVAQTDKRFKTVATVSMFNTGDVRRNGYNRTQMDTIQTRLKDASDARAQEAAGGEVRYTPAFADGMTKEEIAALPFELYRDGYEYYGITHKHPNSQTNNTVSSLLDLMSFDVNTNVDLINQPLLMIAGDKADSLYMTEEVFKNATGTNNKELFLVKGATHIQTYWKPEFVKEISGKLTQFYNKNL
- a CDS encoding carboxylesterase family protein — encoded protein: MSFHTAEIPFVFNNIDKIEGLIKGREKEAYKLADKVSQAWINFARTGNPNVKGLPKWLPYNTKNGAVMIFDDKSEVKYKHDEELMKLLAPDYNF